GCCGCAGCCTACTCCGCGCGTACCGACCCATATGCAGGCGGTAGAACCAATGACATCTTGGTCACGGGTTGACAGATGGCACCCAGCCCGTTGTTCGTGGTGCCTGGCGTGGGATGACGCTCGAGCAAGGAGGGCGGACAGCGGTGGCCCCCACTGGGGGCCAAGTGCTGTGTATGCATTTGTTGACCTTCAATCCCAGAGAGCGCCTGCTGATCACGCTGATTGGTGTCGGCGGCACCGGCAGTTTGATCCTCACGCATCTGGTTCGGCTCGATCAGGCGATTCGTGCGTTGGGCGGGCAGGGCCTGCAGGTTCGGGCGTTCGATCCAGACGCGGTGAGCGAGACGAATCTGACCCGGCAGAACTTCGCGCCTGCGGATGTCGGGCGGAACAAGGCGGTGGTGCTGGTGGAGCGCTGCAATCTGTTCGCGGGGTTGACGTGGCAGGCATTCGCACGCTGCGCGACCTCGAAGGATTTCCAGCGGTCTCAGCATGTGGTGATCAGCTGTGTGGACACCGGGCAGGCCCGGCGGGAGATTGGGGCGGCGTTGGGGACGTGGGGAGCACACTACTGGTTGGACTGCGGCAATGATGCCGCGCAGGGGCAGGTGGTATTGGGGCAGTTGCACGGGGCAATGCGGCTGCCGCACATCCTGGAGGTGGATCCGAGCGGGATGCAGGGGATGGATAATGACCGACCGAGCTGTAGCGCGCTGGAGGCACTGACGCGGCAGCATCTGTTCATCAACCCGGCGATTGCGTTGCAGGCCGCACAGTTGTTGGGGGAACTGCTGCTGAATGCCGGAACCGAGGTGCAAGCGGTGTATGTGAACCTGCAGGGGGTGACGCGGGTGATGGCGAAGGCAGTGGGTGAACAGCCGAAGCCGCCGCAGAAGGCGAAGCGGGTGGTGCCGTTGCTGCCCAGGGTCGTCCAGCGGGGGTCTCGCGTGCGCCGGTCCCGGAAACAGCTCGCCGTATGACGCACCCGCAGCGTTCTCTGGAGGAGATTGAAGCATGGCTGAATTCATTCATCCGGCCTTGGAGACCCGCGACTTGAGTCGTGAAGGGCTCCCACCCGTGAGGGAAGGGAGGAAAAGGCCGCGCCCCGCAGGGGCGGTCAAAGCAGAAGCTCTCTGGGCTTTTACGCTCATATACGCTACGCTCTCGACTCTGAAGTTGACCATCAGCGCCAAGCTGAAGTTGAGGCACAACGCGGAACAAAAAGCCGCCTTGGATGCCGTGACCTTGGCTTACCGTGATGCGCTTAACTTCGCCTCCGAAAAGGCGTTTGAGATGGATAAAACCAGTTCCCAACCCAAGTTGCACAAGGAAGCCTACTCGGTCATCCGTGAGCGATTCGGTCTGGGGTCTCAACTGGCCTGCACGGTGGAAAAACAAGTGGCGGCAACCTACAAAACCCAGTGGACGAAACTCAAGCAGAACCTCAAGGCTCGTGAGACGGGGCATACCAAGCGCCGCTACAAGGGCTTGGATGTTGCGCCGAAGTTCGTTTCCCGCACACTGGAGTACCAGTACGGGCGGGATTACTCGTGGAAAGAGGGTCAGAACGTCAGCGTTGGTACGCTGACTGGACGGCTCGTTCTTGAGTACGACGGGTATCAGAAACATCTTGACCTGATTGGTCAGGGTTGCAAGGTTGGAGCCTCAAAGCTGTCTTACCAGCGCAGCAAAAAGCAATACTTCCTGATTGTGGCGCTGAACATTGAGCTTCCAGACCCACAACCTGTTGACCACTCTACGGTCGTCGGCGTGGACGTGGGACAGCGGTATCACTTCGTTGCCCAGAGCACTCAGGGCGGCACCATGTTTCAGGCGGGGGGCCGCGCCCGCCAAGTGAAAGACCATTTTGCTCGTGCAAGACGTACCCTCCAGCGCAAAGGCACCCGTTCCGCAACTCGTCGCCTGGTGAGCTTGTCGGGAAGGGAAAGACGGTTTATTGCGAATTGGAACCACTCGCTGTCTAAAGAACTGTTGACCCGTTTCCCCAAGTCTTTGATAGGGCTTGAGGATTTGACCAATATCAGAGATCGCACGGAAGGCCGCAGCAAGTCCAAAGCCAGCCGAAAAGCGAAGGCGTCCAAGCGTCGCCGGAGCCAATGGAGCTTTCAGGAGCTGCAAGCCTTCCTGAGCTACAAAGCGCCTCTGATGGGGTGCATGACTGCCAAAGTCCATGCCAATCACACGTCTCAGTGTTGTCCGAAGTGCGGTCACTGCTCCAAAGGGAACAGGCCGAACGCGGGACTGATGATGGTTTGTGAGGTGTGTAGGCATCAGGTACATGCAGACCTTGCAGCAGCGAGAAATATCAGCTTGAGAACGCTACTTGTCCGGCAGGACTGGATGAGTACGGGTGCTTTGTCAATGCGC
The Deinococcus sp. KNUC1210 genome window above contains:
- a CDS encoding PRTRC system ThiF family protein; its protein translation is MHLLTFNPRERLLITLIGVGGTGSLILTHLVRLDQAIRALGGQGLQVRAFDPDAVSETNLTRQNFAPADVGRNKAVVLVERCNLFAGLTWQAFARCATSKDFQRSQHVVISCVDTGQARREIGAALGTWGAHYWLDCGNDAAQGQVVLGQLHGAMRLPHILEVDPSGMQGMDNDRPSCSALEALTRQHLFINPAIALQAAQLLGELLLNAGTEVQAVYVNLQGVTRVMAKAVGEQPKPPQKAKRVVPLLPRVVQRGSRVRRSRKQLAV
- a CDS encoding RNA-guided endonuclease InsQ/TnpB family protein — translated: MTISAKLKLRHNAEQKAALDAVTLAYRDALNFASEKAFEMDKTSSQPKLHKEAYSVIRERFGLGSQLACTVEKQVAATYKTQWTKLKQNLKARETGHTKRRYKGLDVAPKFVSRTLEYQYGRDYSWKEGQNVSVGTLTGRLVLEYDGYQKHLDLIGQGCKVGASKLSYQRSKKQYFLIVALNIELPDPQPVDHSTVVGVDVGQRYHFVAQSTQGGTMFQAGGRARQVKDHFARARRTLQRKGTRSATRRLVSLSGRERRFIANWNHSLSKELLTRFPKSLIGLEDLTNIRDRTEGRSKSKASRKAKASKRRRSQWSFQELQAFLSYKAPLMGCMTAKVHANHTSQCCPKCGHCSKGNRPNAGLMMVCEVCRHQVHADLAAARNISLRTLLVRQDWMSTGALSMRPDVSYNEVKAVYSELSWSTDISLRLESRVIDRLQKESAEHHIQQLQSDAQRAQWHVLAAAQEAVTVTIATQMTGHVPSHLRSSIWRKGRRDPAGGGVSSSSMVPCDRSPPLPLLALGRGLLRSCLRLLHERVRVFICWCRSP